A window of Eucalyptus grandis isolate ANBG69807.140 chromosome 4, ASM1654582v1, whole genome shotgun sequence genomic DNA:
actgaaattttgaaaatattgttGTTTGTAGCCTGAAACAGACACGTAGGCATTTTTGCATACATTCACATGCAAACGGTAACACTAGCTAGAATCTTGTTTTAACCCCAAATTTCCTGTTTAGAACAGATTATATTTAAAGGGGCCTTGCTTACTATAGTGCATTTTGCTCTGTAATGACATCTTTATATTGTAAGTCCAGAATGTGCTTTTGATTTGTTACAATCGTCCAGCAGAAGCTCAcagattttgtttattttgctgGTTAGTTAGTGAGGTACCTGAAGAATCCAGAACTGTTTGATAAGATGGGAATCAAGCCTCCCCACGGTGTCCTTTTGGAGGGACCTCCTGGGTGTGGAAAGGTTGGTTTTATTTGGTTTCTCCTGCAAATTCCTTTGGCTCTTCTCACCCTTTCTATTATTCCGCAGACGCTGGTTGCCAAAGCCATAGCTGGTGAAGCTGGCGTTCCATTTTACCAAATGGCTGGGTCTGAATTTGTTGAAGTTTTAGTCGGTGTCGGTTCTGCTCGTATCAGGGATCTATTTAAGAGAGCAAAGGTATTGTATTAACCATACTATTCTAGTCAAGGATTAATTCCTTAATGTAACAATTAGGCCTACACTGAGTTAAGGATCATGGAATTTTGTCAACTTTTCAAACTATTTGATGCAATTACCTGCTCTTTATTATGTCATCTTTTGACAGAGGTTAGCTTCATTGTATGTTACGCCCAAATTTATGGGCTATTTCCTTGTAACACACATTTACTTATCAAGTGGTTGGTTCACCTGCTTTTGGAGTTGTCAACATCTTTTTACCGCTTTAGTTTTTTAACTATTCTAATAGTTCATCTGATTTCAAGGTTTATCTGTTTTTGCAGGTAAATAAGCCTTCGGTTATATTCATTGACGAAATTGATGCCCTGGCAACCAGGTTAGTCTTCTATCTGAGCCAGCTCTTGATTGATTGGGCTCTTCCTGTCACATTTTTGTCCTTGGGAAATTCCTCAGTTGCCTATGTTTTGGAGGGGACAGTTGTCACTACAATAGTAATTAGAGCTAGTCTAATGTGCATGGTAAGCCTGTAACTTTTGCCagtctttttggttttttgtttatCTATGATCAGGCGTCAAGGAATCTTCAAGGAATCCACCGACCACCTGTACAATGCTGGAACTCAAGAAAGGGAAACCACATTGAATCAGCTTCTTATAGAGCTTGATGGGTTTGATACTGGAAAAGGTGTGATATTTCTGGCAGCTACAAACCGTAGGGACCTATTAGATCCTGCACTCCTTCGTCCTGGCCGTTTTGATCGGAAGGTTTGTTTCTGCTAGTGAATAGTAGCCGTACTTTATTTTAGCTAGACTGAATCCAAAGGAGAAATTGAATAGTAAAAAGCTGGGTTAAATTCATACTTGGTATCAAGGATGCTCTTGATATTGGGCGCCTGAGTTTTTAGAATTAGCTTTTAAGGTGGCCAATCCTGTTTgatctgcttttttttttttttaattaaatttcccTACTTGGTTTATTCTTCTCTCCCTGTTCTGTTCATGACTTTCCTCAGTATATGCTGGACTATTTCatgtttttgaacttttatttctttatttctgtaTTGTGAGTATACTGCAGATTAAGATACGGCCTCCTAATGCAAAAGGGAGACGTGATATTCTAAAAATTCACGCGAGCAAAGTAAAGATGTCAGAGACTGTTGATTTATCGTCATATGCACAGAATTTGCCAGGTAGCTATGTTTCTCTACTATTTTCAATTTGTTGGTTCAATATCTGAAATTTGTGTTTGAATTATCAATAGGATGGAGCGGAGCACGATTGGCTCAGCTTGTCCAAGAGGCTGCTCTAGTAGCAGTTAGGAAAGGACATGGATCAATTCTTCGATCAGATATGGATGACGCAGCTGATAGACTTACCGTGGGGCCAAGACGTGTTGGAATAGAGTTAGGTCATCAGGGACAATGTAGGAGAGCTACCACTGAAGTAGGAGTTGCAATGACTTCTCATCTTCTGAAGAGATATGAGAATGCCGATGTCGAATACTGTGATCGGATTTCAATCATCCCTCGTGGAGAGGTCCTCTTTCTGTTCCCAAGTCCTCTATATCCTGTTTTATTCTTTCACAAAGACCTGAGATTTCTTCAGCATGTTCATGACCTGTAACAAGTCATTATGTTGGATGCCTACCTTCCGGTGCCATTAGTTGTAAAGCAATCAGTGTCATCATCAGATTTGCTCCAATTATTACTTTCCTTTTAAGCTTTATTTAGGGCTCCTCTTATTACTGAATGGTTAACTTGGGAACATGCAGACATTGTCTCAAGTTATTTTTCACCGACTTGATGACGAGAAATATATGTTTGAGCGCCGGCCACAATTGCTTCATCGCCTTCAGGTATGACACTCTCTTTGGCTAATAGGCAGCTGATGTTTCTTCCCTTCCTCTTATTTCTGTCAATAGATTAAATTGAATCCCATCCTTATCCTGCTGTATTCGAACTGTAGGTTTTGCTTGGAGGACGTGCAGCTGAAGAGGTTATTTATGGACGGGATACATCGAGAGCATCTGTTGGGTATCTTGCAGATGCTTCTTGGCTTGCTCGTAAAATTTTGACAATGTTGGTCCCTTGTGCTGTAATCAgtgaatttccttttcaaacaTCTCATGGTGTTTAATACTGGGGTTTTCCATGCTGGATCAACAGATGGAATTTGGAGAATCCAATGGTCATCCATGGCGAACCACCTCCTTGGAGAAAGAACGTCAAATTTGTCGGACCAAGGCTGGACTTTGAAGGATCACTCTATGACGACTACGGTTTGATTGAACCACCGATAAATTTCAACTTGGATGATCAGGTTGCTCAAAGGACGGAAGATCTCATACATGACATGTATGAAAGGACCGTTGCTCTGCTCAGGGAGCACCATGCGGCCCTGCTCAAAGCTGTGAAGGTAAAATACTTGATGTGACTGATTCCTCGTTTTAAACTTTTCAGTATCTTCAAATCTCGGGGCCAAGTGAAACCAGAGTCAAGCTAAATTGTGAGGCATGCTGAGTGTGTTGACTATTTGTTTCATGCTCTTATACGAGAGTACTAATCCTGAGCCCTTTGGATCCGAATTTAGGTTCTCCTCAACCAGGAAGAAATCAGTGGAGAGGAAATTGACTTCATTTTGAATAAATACCCGCCACAAACACCCGTGAGCCTTCTCTTGGCGGAGGAAAATCCGGGAGTCTTCCATTCttcaaacaagaaacaagtgATTTGGAGTACGCACTTGTTTCGCAATCAGAAGAAAAAAGCCTTTGAAACATCATGTGGCCTGGCTCGATACAGTAGATCCCTTGATGGGTGTGAGGGAGGACTCTCCTGTGGGTGATTTCCTCATCTCATTTGAAAGGTTGCATTCAGAAATAGCGTGAATGACAAGAGCATGGTGATATTCGTGGCGCTTGGTGTTTATTTGCTTCAGCTCAGTCCAATAAAAGAGACAAATG
This region includes:
- the LOC104441668 gene encoding LOW QUALITY PROTEIN: probable inactive ATP-dependent zinc metalloprotease FTSHI 1, chloroplastic (The sequence of the model RefSeq protein was modified relative to this genomic sequence to represent the inferred CDS: inserted 3 bases in 2 codons); this translates as MSGIDTLLSSRAFYARPRVHSSGLCPAPILTRRGLERSSSVRGIRLRTGITRNFFRVLCESSSGSTPPKGDDFVARVLQENPSQVEPRYLIGDKFYTLKERENLSKNTDVGAFEILRRTLDKRGKSKRGSDEGQDKAKAAAKEESVYLKDLLREYKGKLYVPEQVFGEDLSEEEEFDRNLEALPKMSLEDFRKAMESDKVKLLTSKEVPSISTANGFRDFIIELKEIPGDRSLHRTRWAMKLNQGEAQALLEEYNGPTYEIERQTMSWVGNLPEYPHPVASSISSRMMVEFGMITAIMAAAAVVVGGFLASAVFAVTSFIFVTTVYIVWPIARPFFKLFXGLILSIFERVWDNVVDLFSDGGIFSKFYEFYTFGGVSASLEMLKPISFVXLTMVLLVRFTLSRRPKNFRKWDLWQGIDFSRSKAEARVDGSTGVKFGDVAGIDEAVEELQELVRYLKNPELFDKMGIKPPHGVLLEGPPGCGKTLVAKAIAGEAGVPFYQMAGSEFVEVLVGVGSARIRDLFKRAKVNKPSVIFIDEIDALATRRQGIFKESTDHLYNAGTQERETTLNQLLIELDGFDTGKGVIFLAATNRRDLLDPALLRPGRFDRKIKIRPPNAKGRRDILKIHASKVKMSETVDLSSYAQNLPGWSGARLAQLVQEAALVAVRKGHGSILRSDMDDAADRLTVGPRRVGIELGHQGQCRRATTEVGVAMTSHLLKRYENADVEYCDRISIIPRGETLSQVIFHRLDDEKYMFERRPQLLHRLQVLLGGRAAEEVIYGRDTSRASVGYLADASWLARKILTIWNLENPMVIHGEPPPWRKNVKFVGPRLDFEGSLYDDYGLIEPPINFNLDDQVAQRTEDLIHDMYERTVALLREHHAALLKAVKVLLNQEEISGEEIDFILNKYPPQTPVSLLLAEENPGVFHSSNKKQVIWSTHLFRNQKKKAFETSCGLARYSRSLDGCEGGLSCG